A DNA window from Drosophila pseudoobscura strain MV-25-SWS-2005 chromosome 2, UCI_Dpse_MV25, whole genome shotgun sequence contains the following coding sequences:
- the Osi13 gene encoding uncharacterized protein Osi13 yields the protein MFNIALAIAIFHLLSAVSFSVAYSHLPPAVQLGGAIVAAVEQDAEQEAATEEHHRVQREWMQTAELQLQKLLNDELSAEEMGNMLDTWITEGRGKHQHKKQQKKLAKMLYPVLAAAAVAKIVLLPLVLKWLTALSTSSFVMGKIALATSGMLALKWILSSGHARDRLEIIHSSVPSVKGLHTAHAADVASSGTSWMPIRPPYIPLGVTKDGPTFYKPFL from the exons ATGTTCAACATTGCGCTCgcaattgcaattttccaTCTCCTGTCTGCGGTGTCCTTCAGCGTGGCGTAcagccacctgccacctgccgtGCAACTGGGCGGGGCCATCGTGGCGGCCGTGGAGCAGGATGCCGAACAGGAAGCTGCCACCGAGGAGCACCATCGAGTGCAACGTGAGTGGATGCAGACTGccgagctgcagctgcagaaacTCCTCAACGACGAGCTGAGTGCCGAGGAGATGGGCAATATGCTGGATACGTGGATTACCGAAG GTCGCGGCAAGCATCAGcacaagaagcagcagaagaagctgGCCAAAATGCTGTATCCCGTGCTAGCCGCCGCAGCTGTGGCCAAAATCGTTCTGCTGCCCTTGGTCTTGAAATGGCTGACGGCGCTGTCGACCTCATCATTCGTTATGGGAAAAATAGCATTAGCCACCTCCGGTATGCTGGCCTTAAAGTGGATTCTGTCCAGCGGGCATGCACGGGATCGCCTGGAGATTATTCATTCATCGGTCCCATCAGTCAAGGGCTTGCACACGGCCCACGCCGCTGATGTTGCGTCCAGCGGCACCAGCTGGATGCCCATCCGGCCACCCTACATTCCTTTGGGTGTGACCAAGGATGGCCCAACTTTTTACAA